A window of Staphylococcus sp. 17KM0847 contains these coding sequences:
- a CDS encoding acylphosphatase — protein sequence MKRCLIHVYGRVQGVGFRYFTERLAQKYKVTGTVRNVADYVEVIAQADNADLDPFVNAVIHGASPASSVTNYHIETLDIDPTLKKFTVLA from the coding sequence ATGAAACGTTGTTTAATTCATGTCTATGGTCGTGTACAAGGTGTAGGGTTTCGTTATTTTACAGAACGTCTTGCTCAAAAATATAAAGTCACTGGAACTGTACGTAATGTAGCGGATTATGTTGAAGTGATTGCACAAGCTGATAATGCCGATTTAGATCCATTTGTCAATGCAGTCATCCATGGTGCCTCCCCTGCCTCATCAGTGACAAATTATCATATAGAAACACTTGATATAGATCCAACATTAAAAAAATTTACAGTATTAGCATAA
- a CDS encoding type I toxin-antitoxin system Fst family toxin translates to MFSILFVSLIAPILVGVTITLFSYWLNNRDK, encoded by the coding sequence ATGTTCAGCATTCTATTTGTATCTTTGATTGCCCCTATATTAGTAGGGGTGACAATCACGCTATTTTCATATTGGCTGAATAATCGTGATAAATAA
- a CDS encoding DUF1033 family protein, whose protein sequence is MWELAKIRADYEGWWLFDDWPEHIIETQHFSTYEAFIEAYSYIIKNAQCRYDNYVVGKHNIYAFYNNCDMNYCEDCDEDLQIFYSYIVLKNKKIYLNMPLIN, encoded by the coding sequence ATGTGGGAACTGGCAAAGATTCGTGCAGACTACGAAGGTTGGTGGCTCTTTGATGATTGGCCAGAACATATTATAGAAACACAACACTTCTCAACATATGAAGCTTTTATAGAAGCATATTCATATATCATTAAAAATGCACAATGTCGTTATGATAACTATGTAGTAGGCAAACATAATATTTATGCTTTTTATAATAACTGTGATATGAACTACTGTGAAGATTGTGATGAAGACCTTCAAATTTTTTATAGTTATATTGTTTTAAAGAATAAAAAAATTTATTTAAATATGCCATTAATAAACTGA
- the cspA gene encoding cold shock protein CspA: MKQGTVKWFNAEKGFGFIEVEGENDVFVHFSAINQEGYKSLDEGQAVEFEVVEGDRGPQAANVVKL; this comes from the coding sequence ATGAAACAAGGTACAGTAAAATGGTTTAACGCTGAAAAAGGTTTTGGTTTTATCGAAGTTGAAGGTGAAAACGACGTATTCGTACACTTCTCAGCTATTAACCAAGAAGGTTACAAATCATTAGATGAAGGTCAAGCAGTTGAATTTGAAGTAGTTGAAGGCGATCGCGGTCCACAAGCTGCTAACGTTGTTAAACTATAA